A DNA window from Streptococcus mutans contains the following coding sequences:
- a CDS encoding SDR family oxidoreductase, whose amino-acid sequence MTDWLNIAGKTVIVTGASSGIGKAIVDELLSLKVKVANFDLTDNGEKHENLLFQKVDVTSREQVEASVAAVVEHFGTVDAVVNNAGINIPRLLVDPKDPHGQYELDDATFEKITMINQKGLYLVSQAVGRLLVAKKKGVIINMASEAGLEGSEGQSAYAGTKAAVYSYTRSWAKELGKYGVRVVGIAPGIMEATGLRTLAYEEALGYTRGKTVEEIRAGYASTTTTPLGRSGKLSEVADLVAYYISDRSSYITGITTNVAGGKTRG is encoded by the coding sequence ATGACTGATTGGTTAAATATTGCTGGCAAAACAGTAATTGTAACAGGAGCTTCTTCAGGCATCGGAAAAGCTATTGTGGATGAATTACTGAGCTTGAAGGTAAAAGTCGCTAATTTTGATCTCACGGATAATGGAGAAAAGCATGAAAATCTCTTGTTCCAGAAAGTGGATGTGACATCCCGTGAGCAAGTAGAAGCTTCTGTCGCAGCTGTTGTTGAACATTTTGGAACAGTTGATGCTGTTGTCAATAATGCAGGCATCAATATTCCACGTCTCTTAGTTGATCCTAAGGATCCTCATGGGCAATACGAGCTTGATGATGCAACTTTTGAAAAGATTACCATGATTAATCAGAAAGGCCTCTATTTGGTTAGTCAAGCGGTAGGGCGCCTTTTAGTGGCAAAGAAAAAAGGAGTTATTATCAATATGGCTTCGGAAGCTGGTTTAGAAGGTTCTGAAGGACAAAGTGCTTATGCGGGAACCAAGGCTGCTGTTTATAGTTATACACGATCATGGGCAAAGGAACTTGGCAAATACGGTGTTCGAGTTGTTGGTATTGCTCCGGGAATCATGGAAGCAACAGGTCTGCGGACGCTTGCTTATGAAGAGGCACTTGGCTATACTAGAGGAAAGACAGTTGAGGAAATTCGTGCAGGTTACGCATCAACAACGACAACACCACTGGGACGCAGTGGGAAATTAAGTGAAGTTGCAGATTTGGTAGCTTATTACATTTCGGACCGTTCAAGTTATATCACAGGTATCACAACCAATGTTGCCGGAGGTAAAACGCGCGGTTAA
- a CDS encoding glucose-6-phosphate isomerase, protein MTHIKFDYSKVLGKFLASHELDYIQMQVTAADEALRKGTGPGAEMTGWLNLPQNYDKEEFARIKKAAEKIKSDSDVLVVIGIGGSYLGARAAIDFLNSSFVNLENKEERKAPQILYAGNSISSNYLADLVDYVADKDFSVNVISKSGTTTEPAIAFRVFKDLLVKKYGQEEANQRIYATTDRVKGAVKVEADANGWETFVVPDSVGGRFTVLTAVGLLPIAASGADLDQLMAGAEAARQDYSSAELSENEAYQYAAIRNILYRKGYVTEVLANYEPSLQYFSEWWKQLAGESEGKDQKGIYPTSANFSTDLHSLGQFIQEGNRNLFETVIRVEKARKNILVPEAAEDLDGLAYLQGKDVDFVNKKATDGVLLAHTDGGVPNTFLTIPEQDEFTLGYVIYFFELAIGLSGYLNGVNPFDQPGVEAYKKNMFALLGKPGFEELGAELNARL, encoded by the coding sequence ATGACACACATTAAATTCGATTATTCAAAAGTATTGGGGAAGTTCCTTGCTTCACATGAATTGGATTATATTCAAATGCAAGTAACAGCAGCGGATGAGGCTTTGCGTAAAGGAACTGGACCGGGTGCTGAAATGACGGGCTGGCTGAATTTACCTCAGAACTATGATAAAGAAGAATTTGCTCGTATTAAAAAGGCTGCTGAAAAAATCAAATCTGATAGTGATGTTTTGGTTGTTATCGGTATTGGCGGTTCTTATCTGGGGGCACGTGCAGCGATTGATTTTTTGAACAGTTCTTTTGTCAATCTTGAAAATAAGGAAGAACGTAAAGCACCGCAAATTCTTTATGCCGGAAATTCGATTTCTTCAAATTACCTTGCGGATCTTGTTGATTATGTGGCTGATAAGGATTTTTCGGTTAATGTTATTTCTAAATCAGGAACAACTACTGAACCTGCCATAGCTTTTCGCGTTTTCAAAGATCTTCTAGTTAAAAAGTATGGTCAAGAAGAAGCTAATCAACGTATTTATGCGACAACTGATCGTGTTAAAGGAGCCGTTAAAGTAGAAGCGGATGCCAATGGTTGGGAAACTTTTGTCGTTCCAGATAGTGTTGGTGGACGTTTTACGGTTTTAACAGCTGTTGGTTTATTGCCAATTGCAGCTTCAGGAGCAGATTTGGATCAGTTGATGGCTGGGGCAGAAGCAGCTCGTCAAGACTATTCGTCTGCTGAATTATCAGAAAATGAAGCTTATCAATATGCGGCTATTCGTAATATTCTTTACCGTAAAGGTTATGTGACAGAAGTTCTGGCTAACTATGAACCATCCCTTCAATACTTTAGTGAATGGTGGAAACAATTAGCCGGTGAATCAGAAGGTAAAGACCAAAAAGGCATTTACCCAACATCAGCTAACTTTTCAACAGATTTGCATTCTCTTGGACAATTTATCCAAGAAGGCAATCGCAATTTATTTGAAACGGTTATCCGTGTTGAAAAAGCACGTAAGAATATCCTTGTTCCAGAAGCAGCAGAAGATCTTGACGGTCTTGCCTATCTTCAAGGCAAAGATGTTGATTTTGTTAATAAGAAGGCTACCGATGGCGTACTGTTAGCTCATACAGATGGGGGTGTCCCAAATACCTTCTTGACTATTCCTGAGCAGGATGAATTTACATTAGGTTATGTGATTTACTTCTTCGAATTGGCTATTGGACTTTCTGGTTACCTAAATGGTGTTAACCCATTTGACCAACCGGGTGTTGAAGCCTACAAGAAAAATATGTTTGCTCTTCTTGGCAAACCAGGATTCGAAGAACTTGGTGCTGAGTTAAACGCACGTCTTTAG
- the tadA gene encoding tRNA adenosine(34) deaminase TadA — MAGLTQAEKEFFMGEALKEAQLSLQKEEIPIGCVIVKDDQIIGRGHNAREEENLAIMHAEIMAINQANRTQESWRLLDCTLFVTIEPCIMCSGAIGLARIPQVIYGAKNAKFGGAGSLYDILTDERLNHRVEVERGILEKECAQMMQSFFRYRRTK, encoded by the coding sequence ATGGCAGGTTTGACTCAGGCAGAAAAAGAGTTTTTTATGGGAGAAGCTCTCAAAGAAGCTCAGCTATCACTTCAAAAAGAAGAGATTCCTATTGGCTGTGTTATCGTTAAGGACGATCAAATCATTGGGCGTGGTCATAATGCGCGTGAAGAGGAAAATCTTGCCATCATGCATGCCGAAATTATGGCTATCAATCAAGCAAATAGAACACAAGAAAGTTGGCGTCTGCTGGATTGTACGCTTTTTGTCACCATTGAGCCTTGCATTATGTGCAGCGGAGCCATTGGTTTAGCACGTATTCCGCAGGTCATTTACGGTGCCAAAAATGCTAAATTTGGTGGGGCTGGTTCCTTATATGATATCCTAACTGATGAGCGGCTCAATCATCGTGTAGAAGTAGAGAGGGGAATTCTGGAAAAAGAATGTGCTCAAATGATGCAGAGTTTTTTTAGATACAGGAGAACAAAATGA
- a CDS encoding MBL fold metallo-hydrolase, which produces MKLTTLGCWGAYPYKDEGTTSYLLTGEDGFQLLIDCGSRALNELEKEISPLDLDAVIISHYHPDHVADLGVLRHYFQLYPKHLWTPKVLPIYGHDQDTYEFSKLTLDGVSEGRAYNVNGLEQIGSFDITFIKTVHPVVCYAIRIVERTTGQIFVFTGDTGYFEDLDKFAAGADLFLADVYLYEGNENHIAHLTTKEAGQIASAAKVKRLVLTHMPPVPPAGIDPDNHLEILRSQTEAYSNGIPVELATPHKSWQIGNC; this is translated from the coding sequence ATGAAACTAACCACACTTGGTTGCTGGGGAGCCTATCCCTATAAAGATGAAGGAACAACCTCCTATCTCTTGACAGGAGAAGACGGTTTTCAGCTCTTAATTGATTGCGGTAGCCGTGCACTCAATGAACTCGAAAAAGAAATTAGCCCGCTAGATTTAGATGCAGTCATTATTTCTCACTATCATCCAGACCATGTCGCTGACTTGGGCGTTTTGCGTCATTATTTTCAGCTTTATCCTAAACATCTTTGGACGCCCAAAGTTTTACCGATTTACGGTCATGACCAAGATACTTATGAGTTTTCAAAGTTGACACTTGATGGTGTTTCTGAAGGCAGAGCTTATAATGTCAATGGTCTTGAGCAAATTGGATCTTTTGACATTACTTTTATTAAGACAGTACATCCTGTTGTTTGCTACGCCATACGTATTGTGGAGCGTACAACTGGTCAAATTTTTGTTTTCACAGGTGATACGGGTTATTTTGAGGATTTAGATAAATTTGCCGCAGGCGCGGACCTCTTTTTAGCAGATGTTTACCTTTACGAAGGCAATGAAAACCACATCGCTCATTTGACGACCAAAGAAGCTGGACAAATCGCTAGTGCGGCTAAGGTAAAACGTCTAGTCTTGACCCATATGCCACCAGTACCGCCAGCAGGCATTGATCCAGACAACCATCTAGAAATCCTAAGAAGCCAGACTGAGGCATACTCCAATGGCATCCCTGTGGAATTGGCTACACCTCACAAATCATGGCAAATCGGTAACTGCTGA
- a CDS encoding YdcF family protein, with protein sequence MLGLLAVVLFILLVVSIYHEARSLLNPILLIVFLMVSYLAIIEFLYSHGYYTAYGVFLLLLISTPLIIFLGGLFLVYNGIILLHKEGFSKINLLSLCLGLMITSFFLFMVIRIHHSTHLLFNRFIASLYALLSASFLIFSVAFIAFMLYSILYLIIPKNKHYDYIIIHGAGLLHGNQVTPLLKRRIDKALEAFRQSKNSQVKLIASGGLGSGETISEAAAIANYIRKQASDIPNDRLLLEEQSHSTYENLLFSKQLAEKEMKKPRFLFVTNAYHVFRTSVYARRLHMAGDGLGCSTAAYYIPSAFIREFIAIVVYLKWLFIIVYAWFIIALIYSFFR encoded by the coding sequence ATGTTAGGATTGCTTGCAGTTGTATTGTTTATTTTGTTAGTAGTTTCTATTTATCATGAGGCACGAAGTTTACTCAATCCCATTCTTCTTATCGTCTTCTTGATGGTAAGCTATTTGGCTATCATTGAATTTCTCTATAGTCATGGTTATTATACGGCTTATGGCGTTTTCCTGCTTCTTTTAATTTCGACTCCTCTTATAATATTTTTGGGTGGTCTCTTTTTAGTCTATAACGGGATTATTCTGTTACATAAAGAAGGTTTCTCGAAGATTAACCTTTTATCGCTTTGTTTAGGGCTAATGATTACTAGCTTCTTTTTATTCATGGTAATCCGAATTCACCATTCGACTCATTTGTTATTCAATCGTTTTATTGCTTCTTTGTATGCCTTGTTAAGCGCTTCTTTTCTTATTTTCAGTGTTGCCTTTATAGCTTTTATGCTGTATTCGATTCTTTATCTGATTATTCCTAAAAACAAGCATTATGATTATATTATTATTCATGGTGCAGGTCTTTTGCATGGCAATCAAGTGACTCCCTTATTAAAGCGCAGGATTGATAAGGCTTTAGAAGCCTTTAGACAATCGAAAAACTCGCAAGTCAAATTGATTGCCAGTGGCGGTTTAGGTTCTGGGGAAACCATTTCTGAAGCAGCGGCAATTGCCAATTATATTCGAAAACAGGCAAGTGATATTCCAAATGATAGGCTTCTCTTGGAAGAACAATCGCATTCGACCTATGAAAATCTTCTCTTTTCCAAGCAGTTAGCAGAAAAAGAAATGAAAAAACCGCGTTTTCTTTTTGTAACTAATGCTTATCATGTCTTTCGAACCAGTGTTTATGCACGCCGATTGCATATGGCTGGAGATGGCTTGGGTTGTTCAACAGCCGCCTATTATATTCCCAGTGCTTTTATTCGTGAATTTATTGCTATTGTTGTTTATTTGAAGTGGTTATTCATTATTGTTTATGCCTGGTTCATTATCGCTTTGATTTATTCTTTTTTTAGATAA
- a CDS encoding nucleotidyltransferase family protein, whose product MDEEQLKTLLLANEPISRILTIIRDLKLSDAWLCAGTLHNFIWNYLSGKPAFDKETDIDVVFFDQTISYEKTLRIEKELQAAYPAYKWELKNQIYMHVHSPNTEPYHNSCDAIAKYPEKCTALAARINDKGKLELFLPYGLEDIVQFKVAPTPHFLADEERMRVYQQRLLKKHWQNKWPQLQFLKGD is encoded by the coding sequence ATGGATGAAGAGCAGTTAAAGACATTACTGCTGGCAAATGAACCGATTTCTCGTATTTTAACCATTATTCGAGATCTTAAACTTTCGGATGCTTGGTTGTGTGCGGGCACACTTCACAATTTTATTTGGAATTATTTAAGTGGGAAACCAGCCTTTGATAAGGAGACGGATATCGATGTTGTCTTTTTTGATCAGACGATTTCTTATGAAAAGACTTTGAGGATTGAGAAGGAGTTACAGGCAGCTTATCCTGCTTATAAATGGGAGCTCAAAAATCAAATTTATATGCATGTTCACAGTCCAAACACAGAGCCTTATCATAATTCTTGCGATGCTATTGCAAAATATCCAGAAAAGTGCACTGCCCTCGCTGCTAGAATAAATGACAAAGGGAAATTGGAGCTCTTCCTTCCCTATGGTTTAGAGGATATTGTTCAATTTAAAGTTGCCCCCACACCACATTTTTTAGCAGATGAGGAGAGAATGCGGGTTTACCAGCAACGTCTTCTGAAAAAGCATTGGCAAAATAAATGGCCACAATTACAGTTTTTAAAGGGAGATTAA
- the tgt gene encoding tRNA guanosine(34) transglycosylase Tgt, producing the protein MTHSPIQYRLIKKEKHTGARLGEIITPHGVFPTPMFMPVGTQATVKTQSPEELKEMKAGIILANTYHLWLRPGDDLVARAGGLHKFMNWDQPILTDSGGFQVYSLAEKRNITEEGVTFKNHLNGARMFLTPEKAISIQNNLGSDIMMSFDECPQFYQPYDYVKASIERTSRWAERGLKAHRRPQDQGLFGIVQGAGFEDLRRQSTADLVSMDFPGYSIGGLAVGESHEEMNAVLDFTTPLLPENKPRYLMGVGAPDSLIDGVIRGVDMFDCVLPTRIARNGTCMTSRGRLVVKNAQYAEDFTPLDHDCDCYTCQNYTRAYIRHLIKADETFGLRLTSYHNLYFLLNLMEKIRQAIMDDNILEFREDFIEKYGYGRSERNF; encoded by the coding sequence ATGACACATTCACCGATTCAATATCGTCTTATTAAGAAAGAAAAACACACTGGAGCACGTTTGGGAGAGATTATCACACCGCATGGAGTTTTTCCCACCCCTATGTTTATGCCAGTTGGAACACAGGCTACTGTCAAAACACAATCCCCAGAAGAATTAAAAGAAATGAAAGCAGGAATCATTTTGGCTAATACCTATCATCTTTGGTTACGGCCGGGAGATGACTTGGTTGCAAGAGCGGGAGGTCTACACAAATTCATGAATTGGGATCAGCCGATTTTAACCGATTCTGGTGGTTTTCAGGTTTATTCATTGGCTGAAAAACGCAATATTACTGAAGAAGGAGTCACTTTTAAAAATCATCTGAATGGAGCTAGAATGTTTTTGACCCCAGAAAAGGCCATTTCTATTCAAAATAATTTAGGTTCAGACATCATGATGTCCTTTGATGAATGCCCGCAGTTTTATCAGCCTTATGACTATGTCAAAGCTTCAATTGAACGAACCAGTCGTTGGGCAGAGCGAGGCCTCAAAGCTCACCGTCGGCCTCAGGATCAGGGACTTTTTGGCATTGTTCAGGGGGCAGGCTTTGAAGATTTGCGGCGTCAGTCAACAGCTGATCTGGTTTCAATGGATTTTCCGGGCTATTCCATCGGCGGTCTTGCTGTTGGGGAATCGCATGAAGAAATGAATGCCGTTCTTGACTTTACAACACCTTTATTACCAGAAAATAAACCTCGCTATCTCATGGGAGTTGGTGCACCGGACAGTCTAATTGATGGGGTTATTCGTGGCGTTGATATGTTTGATTGTGTCTTGCCGACTCGGATTGCTCGAAATGGAACCTGTATGACCTCAAGGGGACGCTTGGTTGTCAAAAATGCTCAGTATGCAGAAGACTTTACGCCGCTGGATCATGATTGTGATTGTTACACTTGTCAAAATTATACACGCGCTTATATTCGCCATCTGATTAAAGCAGATGAGACCTTTGGACTTCGCTTGACCAGTTATCATAACCTTTATTTCTTACTAAATCTTATGGAGAAAATTCGTCAAGCCATTATGGATGATAATATTTTAGAATTTCGTGAGGACTTTATTGAAAAGTACGGCTATGGACGCTCAGAGAGGAATTTTTAA
- a CDS encoding garvicin Q family class II bacteriocin, with protein MNTRMMEQFETMDAETLSHVTGGGLYDGANGYAYRDSQGHWAYKVTKTPAQALTDVVVNSWASGAASFAAYA; from the coding sequence ATGAATACAAGAATGATGGAACAATTTGAAACTATGGATGCTGAAACACTTTCACATGTAACTGGGGGCGGTCTTTACGATGGAGCTAATGGCTATGCTTACCGCGATTCCCAAGGTCACTGGGCTTATAAGGTAACAAAAACTCCAGCACAAGCTTTAACAGACGTTGTAGTAAATAGCTGGGCTTCAGGTGCAGCAAGTTTTGCCGCTTACGCTTAA
- a CDS encoding CoA-binding protein, with amino-acid sequence MAYQFQNPSQHVIFDYVKRAKTIAIVGLSARKETAAYDVAQVLQSAGYKIIPVNPRAVGDEILGETVYARLQDIPEHIDIVDVFRRSDFLADVARDFIETDADVFWAQLGLQSQEAEKILRFAGCDQIVMNKCLKIEYLKLN; translated from the coding sequence ATGGCTTATCAATTTCAAAATCCTAGTCAACATGTCATCTTTGATTATGTAAAAAGGGCCAAGACGATTGCAATAGTTGGCTTATCTGCAAGAAAAGAGACAGCAGCTTATGATGTTGCTCAGGTATTGCAAAGTGCTGGTTATAAAATTATTCCTGTTAATCCTAGGGCTGTTGGTGATGAGATTTTGGGTGAAACGGTTTATGCTCGCCTGCAGGATATTCCCGAACATATTGATATTGTGGATGTTTTTCGCCGCAGTGACTTTTTAGCAGATGTTGCTAGGGATTTCATTGAAACAGATGCAGATGTTTTTTGGGCACAATTGGGACTGCAAAGCCAAGAAGCGGAAAAAATATTACGGTTTGCCGGTTGTGACCAGATTGTCATGAATAAATGTCTTAAAATTGAATATCTCAAGTTAAACTAA
- the polA gene encoding DNA polymerase I, which translates to MTNKKKLLLIDGSSVAYRAFFALYNQIDRFKNPAGLHTNAIYGFHLMLDHMMKRVEPTHVLVAFDAGKTTFRTEMFADYKAGRAKTPEEFREQLPYIREMLTALGVSYYDLENYEADDIIGTLDKLAENEDEYDVTIVSGDKDLIQLTDSNTTVEISKKGVAEFEEFTPDYLMEKMGLTPKQFIDLKALMGDKSDNIPGVTKIGEKTGLKLLHEHGSLEAIYEHIDSFKTTKMKENLINDKEKAFLSKTLATIDTQAPITITLDDIDYSGPQLDALAKFYDEMDFRQFRSQLDSSPKAENFEVNYTEVTELKPDMFAPDQFFYFEILNDNYHTQEMIGLAWGDDQAIYATTDTSLLTHDLFKEALSKPIKTYDFKRGKVLLSHLGIDLPTASFDSRLAKYLLSTVENNNISTIARLYTDLPLETDDDVYGKGAKRAIPEKNVLLSHLAKKISVLLASEEPMRQKLSANDQLDLLFEMELPLANVLAKMEIAGISVRKETLQDMERANEIELQALTQEIYDLAGEAFNINSPKQLGVILFEKLGLPLSATKKTKTGYSTAVDVLERLAHRSPIVAKILEYRQIAKLQSTYIIGLQDSISFDGKIHTRYLQDLTQTGRLSSVDPNLQNIPVRLEQGRLIRKAFVPEWKESVLLSSDYSQIELRVLAHISGDEHLIAAFKEGADIHTSTAMRVFGIERPEDVTPNDRRNAKAVNFGVVYGISDFGLANNLGISRKAAKNYIETYFERYPGIKNYMDRVVREARDKGYVETLFHRRRELPDINSRNFNIRSFAERTAINSPIQGSAADILKVAMIHLDQALKKGDYQSRMLLQVHDEIVLEVPNAELEAIQKLVKETMESAIELSVPLVADENAGQTWYEAK; encoded by the coding sequence ATGACAAACAAGAAAAAATTATTATTGATTGACGGCTCTTCCGTTGCTTATCGTGCTTTCTTTGCACTTTATAATCAAATTGACCGCTTTAAAAATCCTGCTGGTTTACACACCAATGCCATTTATGGCTTTCATTTAATGTTGGATCATATGATGAAAAGGGTGGAACCGACGCATGTTTTAGTGGCTTTTGATGCTGGGAAAACAACCTTTCGAACAGAAATGTTTGCAGACTATAAGGCGGGCCGTGCTAAAACGCCGGAAGAATTTCGTGAGCAGTTACCTTATATTAGAGAGATGCTGACCGCTTTAGGTGTTTCCTATTATGATTTGGAAAATTATGAAGCTGATGACATTATTGGAACCCTTGATAAATTAGCCGAAAATGAGGATGAATATGATGTTACTATTGTCAGCGGTGATAAGGACCTCATTCAGCTGACTGATAGTAATACGACTGTTGAGATTTCCAAAAAAGGTGTTGCTGAATTTGAAGAATTTACACCAGACTATCTCATGGAAAAAATGGGACTGACGCCTAAGCAATTTATTGATCTCAAGGCTCTCATGGGGGACAAGTCTGATAATATTCCGGGGGTAACAAAAATTGGTGAGAAGACAGGTTTGAAACTGTTGCATGAACATGGCAGTCTAGAAGCTATCTATGAACATATTGATAGCTTTAAAACGACTAAGATGAAGGAAAATCTCATCAACGATAAAGAAAAGGCTTTTCTTTCTAAGACACTGGCAACCATTGATACGCAAGCACCGATCACCATCACTTTAGACGATATTGATTACTCTGGTCCTCAGCTTGATGCACTGGCTAAGTTTTATGACGAAATGGACTTCAGACAATTTCGATCACAACTTGACAGTTCACCTAAAGCCGAAAATTTTGAAGTGAATTATACAGAAGTGACTGAACTCAAGCCTGATATGTTTGCGCCTGATCAATTCTTTTATTTTGAAATTTTGAATGATAATTATCATACCCAAGAGATGATCGGCCTGGCTTGGGGAGATGACCAAGCGATTTATGCGACAACTGATACCAGTTTGCTGACGCATGATTTGTTTAAAGAAGCCTTGTCAAAACCTATTAAAACTTATGATTTTAAGCGCGGTAAGGTCTTGCTGAGTCATTTGGGCATTGATCTGCCGACAGCTAGTTTCGATAGTCGTTTGGCCAAATATTTGCTGTCAACTGTTGAAAATAATAACATTTCGACCATTGCAAGACTTTACACAGATTTACCTTTGGAAACAGACGATGATGTGTATGGTAAAGGAGCTAAACGTGCTATCCCAGAAAAAAATGTTCTGCTCAGCCATTTAGCTAAAAAAATCAGTGTCTTGCTTGCTAGCGAAGAGCCGATGCGTCAGAAACTGTCTGCCAATGACCAACTGGACTTGCTTTTTGAGATGGAATTACCGCTGGCAAATGTGTTGGCTAAAATGGAAATTGCAGGTATTTCGGTTAGAAAAGAAACGCTGCAGGACATGGAACGGGCTAATGAGATTGAATTGCAGGCTCTGACTCAGGAGATTTATGATTTAGCTGGTGAGGCGTTCAATATTAATTCTCCAAAACAATTGGGAGTTATCCTCTTTGAAAAATTGGGTCTACCCTTGTCAGCCACTAAAAAGACGAAAACAGGTTATTCAACAGCTGTTGATGTCTTGGAACGTCTGGCTCATCGTTCACCAATCGTTGCTAAAATTTTAGAATATCGTCAAATTGCGAAATTGCAATCCACCTATATCATTGGCTTGCAAGATTCGATTTCCTTTGATGGCAAGATTCATACCCGTTATTTGCAAGATTTAACGCAAACTGGCCGCTTATCCAGCGTTGATCCTAATTTACAAAATATTCCTGTGCGTTTGGAACAGGGACGTCTCATTCGCAAGGCTTTTGTTCCTGAATGGAAAGAGAGTGTCCTGCTCAGTTCAGATTATTCACAAATTGAATTGCGGGTGCTGGCTCATATTTCAGGCGATGAACATTTAATTGCTGCTTTTAAGGAAGGGGCAGACATTCACACCTCTACAGCCATGCGTGTCTTTGGTATTGAAAGACCAGAAGACGTCACTCCTAATGACCGCCGCAATGCTAAGGCTGTTAACTTTGGTGTGGTTTATGGCATTTCTGATTTTGGTCTGGCTAATAATTTGGGTATTAGCCGCAAAGCCGCTAAGAATTACATTGAAACCTATTTTGAACGTTATCCGGGAATTAAAAATTATATGGATAGAGTGGTGCGAGAAGCGCGTGATAAGGGTTATGTTGAAACGCTCTTTCATCGTCGCCGTGAATTACCGGATATCAATTCACGCAATTTCAATATTCGGTCTTTTGCGGAGCGAACAGCTATTAACTCGCCTATTCAGGGTAGCGCCGCTGATATTCTCAAAGTGGCCATGATTCATCTCGATCAAGCCTTGAAAAAAGGAGATTATCAATCGCGGATGCTCCTGCAGGTGCATGATGAAATTGTCCTTGAGGTACCAAATGCTGAACTTGAAGCGATCCAAAAGTTGGTCAAGGAAACCATGGAATCTGCTATTGAACTTTCTGTACCACTTGTGGCAGATGAAAATGCAGGGCAGACTTGGTATGAGGCAAAGTAA
- a CDS encoding ketopantoate reductase family protein, with the protein MKILVIGLGTIGSIYGYVFQKAGHEVEHYLRKDSPKAAVKQLQVDLLDGRTEKDGIQSCDVYQVKHCSSKTYDFIFVSVPSGGLTSVIDSLAADGISGTLILACGIWKDRAYVDKLVKGYSYILGYPVAGGNIRDNRLTCCLFDHFMLERKEKAAISNYEKLARLFDDCQIQLEQPYDMLEWIWLHMGINAGVISVMGKSGDVKDTAAAAEQLMDSIQYLKEAVKTIRETSQIVASRGVNLKHYKNELLAYKLPTVISAPLMKRMFAKKVLTRKIMTLHGNTQDLMFVCKCLYDSGKKNQIAAPNFYANCEETMGKITSLMEKK; encoded by the coding sequence ATGAAAATTTTAGTAATAGGTTTAGGAACGATTGGTAGCATCTATGGTTATGTTTTTCAAAAGGCGGGCCATGAGGTTGAGCATTACCTGAGAAAAGACAGTCCTAAAGCTGCTGTTAAACAACTCCAAGTAGACTTGCTGGATGGTCGAACTGAGAAAGACGGCATCCAGAGCTGTGATGTTTACCAAGTGAAGCACTGCTCGAGCAAAACCTATGACTTTATCTTTGTCAGTGTCCCATCAGGCGGCCTTACTTCTGTGATCGACAGTCTGGCAGCAGATGGTATTTCTGGAACGTTGATTCTGGCTTGTGGGATTTGGAAAGATCGTGCCTATGTTGACAAGTTAGTGAAAGGATATTCTTATATTCTAGGTTATCCTGTGGCTGGCGGTAATATTAGGGACAATAGGCTGACTTGCTGCCTTTTTGATCACTTTATGCTGGAAAGAAAGGAAAAGGCAGCTATTTCTAACTATGAGAAGTTAGCGAGGCTTTTTGATGACTGTCAGATTCAATTGGAACAGCCCTATGATATGCTGGAGTGGATTTGGCTGCATATGGGCATCAATGCAGGTGTTATTTCAGTCATGGGAAAATCTGGAGATGTTAAGGATACGGCTGCAGCAGCAGAACAGCTCATGGATTCTATACAGTACTTAAAAGAAGCTGTCAAAACTATTCGTGAAACTTCTCAAATTGTAGCTAGTCGAGGAGTTAATTTAAAGCATTATAAGAACGAGCTCTTAGCCTATAAATTACCAACTGTTATTTCTGCACCTCTTATGAAACGCATGTTTGCAAAAAAAGTACTGACCCGTAAAATTATGACCTTGCATGGCAATACTCAAGATTTGATGTTTGTCTGTAAATGTCTTTACGATAGTGGTAAGAAAAATCAAATAGCTGCTCCTAACTTTTATGCAAATTGTGAAGAAACTATGGGGAAAATCACTTCCTTAATGGAGAAAAAGTAG